Proteins co-encoded in one Waddlia chondrophila WSU 86-1044 genomic window:
- the yihA gene encoding ribosome biogenesis GTP-binding protein YihA/YsxC — translation MNYREAVFVKTSVSGSDYPRLLDDQGNPLPEIAVLGRSNVGKSSLLNHLFQRKGLVKASSKPGKTAALNFFSIENFCAFVDFPGYGFADVPLHVKKQWGPMVQSYLENRKELKLVLFLFDIRRTPNEEDLALVQWLLNEQVPTILVLTKSDKLNQSEKHQNTKKILEAFGFEKFSYLLYSVPKNRGRNTLMKLIEETL, via the coding sequence ATGAATTATAGAGAAGCGGTATTTGTCAAAACTTCAGTTTCCGGAAGCGACTATCCCCGGTTGTTAGACGATCAGGGAAACCCTCTTCCCGAGATCGCTGTTCTTGGCCGATCGAATGTGGGAAAATCCAGTCTGTTGAACCATTTGTTTCAACGCAAAGGATTAGTGAAGGCCTCCTCAAAGCCCGGTAAGACTGCGGCTTTGAATTTTTTTTCCATTGAAAATTTTTGCGCATTTGTTGATTTTCCAGGCTATGGTTTTGCCGATGTCCCCTTGCATGTCAAAAAGCAGTGGGGACCGATGGTTCAATCTTATCTTGAGAATCGTAAAGAATTGAAGCTTGTCCTCTTTTTGTTTGATATCAGACGTACGCCAAATGAAGAAGACTTAGCTCTTGTTCAGTGGCTGTTGAATGAACAAGTACCGACGATTCTGGTATTGACAAAATCTGACAAGCTGAATCAAAGCGAAAAACATCAAAATACCAAAAAAATTTTGGAAGCGTTTGGCTTTGAAAAATTCTCGTATCTTCTTTACTCGGTTCCCAAAAATCGAGGCAGGAACACATTGATGAAACTGATTGAGGAAACCTTATGA
- the tsaE gene encoding tRNA (adenosine(37)-N6)-threonylcarbamoyltransferase complex ATPase subunit type 1 TsaE: MVSLNSEVVICRSPEETEELGFQLGKQLPNRSVVCFFGDLGAGKTTFIKGLARGAGGIDPDEVNSPTFVYLNIYEGQLPIYHFDLYRLKDVQEFIRMGLDEYLNGEGICCLEWSERIEGHLPPKTIRVEICHVDQSKREVRILQ, from the coding sequence ATGGTTAGCCTAAATTCAGAAGTTGTCATTTGCCGGTCTCCGGAAGAAACTGAAGAGCTCGGTTTTCAGCTGGGAAAACAGTTGCCGAACCGGTCTGTCGTCTGCTTTTTCGGAGATTTAGGCGCTGGTAAGACCACTTTTATCAAGGGGTTGGCAAGAGGAGCAGGAGGAATTGATCCTGATGAGGTCAACAGCCCCACTTTTGTTTATTTGAATATTTACGAGGGACAGCTTCCGATCTATCATTTTGATCTCTATCGCTTGAAAGATGTTCAGGAATTTATCCGGATGGGACTCGATGAGTATTTGAACGGAGAAGGAATCTGCTGTCTAGAGTGGTCGGAAAGGATTGAAGGGCATCTTCCGCCAAAAACGATTCGTGTAGAGATCTGCCATGTTGATCAATCGAAAAGGGAAGTGCGGATCTTGCAATGA
- a CDS encoding DUF2709 domain-containing protein encodes MTKVIISEEAKSLLDKFLEENRPAPLVNTYLFYIENKFNLQPVLFPKEKMIYQSAEAAIRRLEEEEKIWHQTEIKITFGETSVNEQTAKIYICPFTGKVFGDNTHPNPQDAIYDWVSKCPENTERSGGLRVKRFFVSEDPEVIKNYMNKEQRKDPITKTVYSSVLSGKLFNSKEAVIKDFRKNYLKKLTLVEVQNQNKFSIEESFLEFIQQQLVEDKITGFVEAMAEVPEFLPVVESWLA; translated from the coding sequence ATGACAAAAGTGATCATTTCCGAAGAGGCAAAGTCGCTGTTAGATAAATTCCTGGAAGAGAATCGTCCGGCTCCCCTAGTCAATACCTATCTCTTTTATATAGAAAATAAATTTAACCTTCAACCGGTGCTCTTTCCTAAGGAAAAGATGATCTATCAGAGTGCCGAGGCTGCGATTCGCCGTCTTGAAGAAGAGGAGAAGATCTGGCATCAAACCGAGATTAAAATCACTTTCGGGGAAACAAGTGTCAATGAACAAACGGCTAAAATTTATATTTGCCCTTTTACAGGGAAAGTTTTTGGCGATAATACGCATCCCAATCCTCAGGATGCGATCTATGATTGGGTTTCCAAGTGTCCGGAAAATACGGAGCGTTCAGGCGGGTTGAGAGTCAAAAGGTTCTTTGTTTCGGAAGATCCCGAAGTGATCAAGAATTACATGAACAAGGAACAGAGAAAAGATCCGATTACAAAAACTGTCTATTCCTCAGTCCTCAGCGGCAAGTTGTTTAATAGCAAAGAAGCCGTCATTAAAGATTTTAGAAAAAATTATTTGAAAAAATTGACGCTTGTCGAGGTTCAAAACCAAAACAAGTTCTCGATTGAAGAGAGTTTTCTCGAATTTATTCAACAGCAGCTTGTTGAAGATAAAATTACCGGCTTTGTAGAGGCGATGGCGGAAGTGCCGGAGTTTTTGCCGGTTGTAGAATCATGGTTAGCCTAA
- a CDS encoding Glu/Leu/Phe/Val family dehydrogenase encodes MKTLNKERNSQLKIKEIPIPGYEKVIEAKNAESGLHCFIAIHDTTLGPSLGGARIYPYSKWEDALEDVLRLSKGMTYKSAVVENGFGGGKSVIIADPKKNKTDALLESFGQVIDTLKGKYIVAEDVGSSVEDMIVIRRQTPYVAALPTEKSSGDPSRFTAWGVLRGMQAVAMKLWKSPSLKNKSIAIQGLGHVGSGLANLLFWEGAKLFFSDIDEERLKTFTRKFGAGIIASGDFYTFPCDILSPCALGGTLNEETIPNLKCQAVAGSANNQLFEKKDGRRIKDRGILYAPDFVINAGGIINAAAEFDEGGYDPNRSRERVDKIYDTLIEIFVRSEVEDLPPSQCAIDLAKHKLMRKIGKREQPIEFQR; translated from the coding sequence ATGAAAACGCTCAACAAGGAAAGAAACTCACAATTGAAAATCAAGGAAATACCGATTCCCGGATATGAAAAGGTGATCGAGGCGAAAAACGCCGAATCAGGACTGCATTGCTTCATTGCCATCCATGACACGACACTCGGCCCTTCTCTTGGCGGAGCCCGCATCTATCCCTATAGCAAGTGGGAAGACGCCCTCGAAGATGTTCTCAGATTATCGAAGGGAATGACTTACAAATCGGCAGTTGTTGAAAACGGTTTTGGCGGCGGCAAAAGCGTCATTATCGCCGACCCTAAAAAGAACAAGACAGACGCCCTGCTTGAGTCGTTTGGACAAGTCATCGACACTTTAAAAGGAAAATACATTGTCGCTGAAGACGTTGGTTCAAGCGTCGAGGATATGATTGTGATTAGACGGCAGACACCTTACGTTGCCGCCCTTCCAACGGAAAAAAGCAGCGGAGATCCAAGCCGGTTCACAGCTTGGGGCGTGCTTCGAGGAATGCAGGCTGTAGCAATGAAACTATGGAAGTCCCCGTCGCTTAAGAATAAAAGCATTGCCATCCAAGGCTTAGGGCATGTGGGCAGCGGACTGGCTAATCTTCTGTTTTGGGAAGGGGCCAAGCTCTTTTTTTCCGATATCGATGAGGAACGCCTCAAAACATTTACAAGAAAGTTCGGTGCCGGCATCATTGCTTCCGGGGATTTTTACACCTTTCCTTGCGACATTCTCTCTCCTTGCGCTCTTGGAGGAACATTAAATGAGGAAACGATCCCCAACCTGAAATGCCAGGCGGTTGCCGGCTCTGCAAACAATCAGCTTTTTGAAAAAAAAGACGGCAGAAGAATTAAAGACCGGGGGATCTTATATGCTCCGGATTTTGTGATCAATGCCGGCGGCATCATTAATGCTGCAGCGGAATTTGACGAAGGGGGATACGATCCTAACCGCTCACGCGAGCGGGTCGATAAAATTTACGACACCCTGATCGAAATTTTTGTGCGTTCAGAAGTTGAGGATCTCCCTCCCAGCCAGTGCGCCATCGATCTTGCCAAACACAAATTGATGCGCAAAATCGGCAAACGTGAACAGCCTATTGAATTTCAAAGATAA